Part of the Streptomyces europaeiscabiei genome is shown below.
GAAGAACGGGGCGCGGGGATGGCTGTCGGTGTCTACATGATCGGGTCGGGTTCTCTCGCCAGGTCCGCCGCGCCCACCAGGCCCGCCTCGTTGCCCAGTTGGGCGGCGATGACCTCGGCGACGGGGCGCCAGTTGCCGCCCACGAGCCAGCGCTTGTAGGACTTGCGGATCGGGTCGAGGACCAGTTCGCCCTCGTCCGACAGGCCGCCGCCCACGATGAACGCCGACGGGTCGAAGAGGGAGGCGAGGTCGGCGAGGCCGGCGCCGGCCCAGCGGGCGAGTTCGCGGTAGGAGTCGACGGCGACGGGGTCGCCCTGGCGGGCGGCCATGGAGATGTGCTTGCCCTCGATGCCCTCGGGGGTGCCGTCACCGAGGCCGAGGAGAAGGTCCGCGTTCTCGGGGGTGGCGTTGGCGCGCTGCTTGGCGTACCTGACCAGGGCCCGCCCTGACGCGTACTGCTCCCAGCAGCCCTGCGAACCGCAGCCGCACTGCAGCCCGTCCGGGACCATGCGGATGTGGCCGAACTCGGCGGCGACGCCGTAGTGGCCGCGGCGCAGCTTGTTGCCGATGATGATGCCCCCGCCGAGGCCGGTGCCGAGGGTGATGCAGATGACGTTGCGGTGGCCCTTGCCGGCACCGAACTTGTACTCGCCCCACGCGGCGGCGTTGGCGTCGTTCTCCACGACGACCGGCAGGCCGACGCGGGTCTCGACCTTCTCCTTGAGCGGCTCGTTGCGCCAGTCGATGTTGGGGGCGAAGTAGACCGTCGACCGCTGACGGTTGACGTAACCGGCCGCGCCGATGCCGACACCGACGATCTCGTGTCCGGCTCGCGCGCCCTCGACGGCGGCGGCGATGGCGTCCACGATCCCCTCGGGCGTGCCCGGGGTCGGCACCTTGTGCGTCGAGAGGATGTTGCCTTCCTCGTCGACCACACCGGCCGCGATCTTGGTACCGCCGATGTCGACGCCGATGGTGAGTCCCATGAATCCCTCAGTTTCGGTCGAGCCCCGCTACGGCCAACCGTACCCGAGGCCCTGCGCCGGGACTCCCGGCGTCCGCCGGGCGGACGGGCCGGTGTCAGTCCAGGTCGATGCGTTCTCCGGGGCCCGGGTCGTCGCCCTGGTCGCGGTTTTCCCGGTGGGCGGTGTCCCGGTTCGTCCAGCGGCGCTCCTGGGCCTCGACGGCGGAGCGGTACGCGGCGAGCAGTTCGCCGCCGGCGGAGGCGAGATGGTCGAAGACGTCCGGGTTGCGTTCGATGACGGGTTCGACGGCGGCCTTGGCCTGCCGGACGACCTGGCTGACCATCTGCTGGGCCGCGCCCCCGGCGACCGCGCCGAGCAACGGCGACTGCAGCCCGGACAGTTTCTCCGCGACGGTGTCGACCAGCTTGCGCAGTTCCTCGGCGGCCGAGCCCGGCGGTGGCCCGTACTTCGCCCGGCGGCGGGCCTTCTCCGCGACGAGGTCCTCCTCGCACGCGGTCGCCCAGGCGTCGGAGTCGGTCGCGCGCACCCGGTCGGTCGCGCGGGCCTGCTCGGCCGACCGTTCCTCCTCGGCCGCGTCCTGACGACCGGCGTCGGACGTGGGGCGCTCTTCGCTCATGGCGGGCTCCTGCCTACGGTTCGTACCTTCGACGTTACCCGAACGGGCGCACACGGTTCACCGTGTCCGGGGCCACAACCGCGGGTCCGGCGCGAAACGGATCCTCAAGCTGCCTTCGCGCAGGGCGGCGCCGTCGACCGTGCAGCGGCGCAGTGCCGACGGCAGCGGAACGATACGGCGGAACTGCCCCGCCGTGACGACCAACTCGTCGCCGCGCCGGACGAGATCCAGGTCGTCCCGTATCGCCCCGGGCAGCGGGATGTGCCACACGAGCACGCCCTCGTCGCCGAGGTTGTCGGTGACGGCCCACTCGACGCGGGCGGGAGCGTCACCCGCACCGGGGACGTCGAGGGCGGCGAGGTCGTCGCCGCCGCGGGGGTCGCGGCCCAGGTGGGCGACGCCGCGTACGGGACGGGCCTCTCGCTCCGAGGAGGCCTCCTGCCATTCCTCCAACGCCTTGCGCTGTTGGGCGACGAGGCCGGCGAGCCAGGTGTCGTGGACGCCCTCGGGCAGGACGCGGTTGGCGATCAGCATGTCCACGGGGAGGGCCCGCAGGGCGAGTCCGACGCTCGCGAGGCGCACGAGGTCGGCGCCGGC
Proteins encoded:
- a CDS encoding DUF5304 domain-containing protein: MSEERPTSDAGRQDAAEEERSAEQARATDRVRATDSDAWATACEEDLVAEKARRRAKYGPPPGSAAEELRKLVDTVAEKLSGLQSPLLGAVAGGAAQQMVSQVVRQAKAAVEPVIERNPDVFDHLASAGGELLAAYRSAVEAQERRWTNRDTAHRENRDQGDDPGPGERIDLD
- a CDS encoding ROK family glucokinase, coding for MGLTIGVDIGGTKIAAGVVDEEGNILSTHKVPTPGTPEGIVDAIAAAVEGARAGHEIVGVGIGAAGYVNRQRSTVYFAPNIDWRNEPLKEKVETRVGLPVVVENDANAAAWGEYKFGAGKGHRNVICITLGTGLGGGIIIGNKLRRGHYGVAAEFGHIRMVPDGLQCGCGSQGCWEQYASGRALVRYAKQRANATPENADLLLGLGDGTPEGIEGKHISMAARQGDPVAVDSYRELARWAGAGLADLASLFDPSAFIVGGGLSDEGELVLDPIRKSYKRWLVGGNWRPVAEVIAAQLGNEAGLVGAADLAREPDPIM